One stretch of Arachis hypogaea cultivar Tifrunner chromosome 20, arahy.Tifrunner.gnm2.J5K5, whole genome shotgun sequence DNA includes these proteins:
- the LOC112782236 gene encoding NAC domain-containing protein 104 has translation MGDNNVNLPPGFRFYPTDEELVVHFLHRKAALLPCHPDVIPDLDLYPYDPWELDGRALAEGKQWYYYSRRTQSRVTENGYWKATGMEEPVMTSSTNKRVGIKKYFVFHLGESPSAIKTNWIMQEYCLSDYSASSSRSSKRKSDYSKWVICRVYERNGDDDDGTELSCLDEVFLSLDDLDEISLPN, from the exons ATGGGAGATAACAATGTGAACCTTCCACCGGGGTTTCGATTTTATCCAACAGATGAAGAGCTTGTGGTCCATTTTCTTCATAGAAAGGCAGCACTCTTACCTTGCCACCCTGATGTCATCCCTGATCTTGATCTCTATCCTTATGATCCTTGGGAACTTGATG GTAGAGCGTTGGCAGAGGGAAAGCAATGGTACTACTACAGCAGGAGAACACAGAGTAGGGTGACTGAGAATGGATATTGGAAAGCAACGGGAATGGAAGAACCAGTGATGACAAGCTCAACTAACAAGAGAGTTGGCATCAAGAAATACTTTGTGTTTCATCTTGGTGAATCCCCTTCTGCTATCAaaacaaattggataatgcaagAATATTGCCTTTCCGATTATTCTGCTTCCTCTAGCAGATCCTCCAAAAGAAAATCA GATTATAGTAAATGGGTGATATGTCGTGTTTATGAGCGGAAtggagatgatgatgatggaacGGAGCTGTCTTGTTTGGATGAAGTTTTCTTGTCACTGGATGATCTTGATGAAATAAGCTTACCAAATTAA